In Vibrio chagasii, the sequence AGGCATTTCATAGTTATTAATTATACAGTTTATACCTAAAGATTCTAATTTATCAATAAAAGAGTTTAATTTAACTACTTCTTCTTCATAAAATAAATCGAGTTCATTTTCACTGCTTGTATTACGAGGCAGACGAGATATATTTTTATTCGTAGTATGTACATAAATCCAATCAGGAGAGACCTCACCTATGAGATTAGTAAACATTACCTCTTCATAGTAAGAGTTATATTGCCCTTCATATATATCTGCTTCAATACCTTTATTGAGTAAGAATAGGTAAATAAAGTCTTTTAACTCCCCGATAGTCGAACCACTTAAAATTAATAATTTTATTTTTTTGCTTGATTTAGGGAGTAGGTCTTTTTTTATTTTATTTTTATTTCTTAAAATATCTACATTATTTAATGGTTCGAAAAATAATTCTTTCATTTAGGATCCCAAAGTTATTTTATATTTAATTTATTTAATATATCGGTACAATCGATCCTTGGTATATTTAAAAGATCGCCATCGAAGTCGTAATTATGGGCTGAATATGCATATTTAATCCCAAGCTCTTTCATTAAACGTAGTGTGTGATCGTTTTTTTTACCACAAGGATATGCACAATGCGTGATTTTTTTCTCTATAATCGACTCCAACACTGCTTGATTCTTTAGAAAGCTTTCTTGTTGTCGTGCATAGCTCCATTGGTCAAGGTTAGTTGGATGTTGATGAGTATGTAAACCAATCTCATGCCCCTGAAATGCTAGATTTTTTACTTCTTCTTTTGTTATCCAAAGTTTTTTTTCTACTTTACCAATATCTACTTTTTGTTTTTTCAGCATCTCGTCTAATATAAGAAAGTGTTTTTCTTTTAAAATTTCATCCCTGTAGTATCTGAACTTCCTATCTTGAACTGTATAAAAAGTCGAATTGGGCAAGTAATTAGAAAAGTTCAAGTTTTTAGGAATCTCAATATGATATTTTTTAAAATAGTTAGCGCATTCTGAAAAGTACTGTTCATAGTAATCATCTAAGCTTTCAAAATAGTAATTTCTGAAGTGGCGGTATATTTCAAAATTATCTTTTTCTTTTGAAAATTGAAATGAGCAAAGATTAAAATTTGCCTTGATATCAAATGCATTAAGTATCGGAAGGGCGATATCCCACTGCTCTCTAATCCCATCATCAAATGTTAAGCAAGTTTCGCAGTCTTGTAACGTACCATTAGATAATTTGAAAACCCACTCATCGACACCCAACACTTGAATTTTCTGATGTTTTATCACTCTCTCAAGATGATCGGCTGACATAGATCCTTGGCATGGTTTGTGGTTACCGCTGTCTCCATGAAAATAATGGAACATTATGGGATTCATGTTTCCTCCAAAAGTTTACAAAGGTACGCTTATAATATTATGTAGTGTGAGATAACTGCGCGATTACATATATTGGATGCTTCTCATTTATCATTTCTCTCACTGAATCTTTAAATCAACTGTATTGATCACTTGACGATCTATTCAATCTAGGAAAAGTCTCAATGGATGTACTAGTTCCTTTATGATAGAACGGAGTAGTGTTCAGATTCCCTAAACCAAAAATCAACTACTCCTTCTTCAAGAAATGTTAATCACTAAAGTCTACAAAGACTTTTTGTTTAGCTGTTTTCCAAAGTTTAGGGCTGGCAATAGACTCGATAAATAATTTATCACTATCTCCAGAACCAAATTCCCGGTAAGCAGCATATTTATTGGCATATTCTCGCTCCAAGGCTTCAAGTATTTCTGTTGATGAATTATCAACATTGATAATTGATTCCGCCGTTGCCCTATCTTTCTGTCGCGTACCAATATCTAGAGAAGGGATACCATAAAATGGGGCTTCTCTAACACCAGCGCTTGAGTTACCAATTACGATTTTAGCGTGCTTCAATAAAGTTAGAAATGACTCAAAACGAACACTTGGAAATACTTTAATTCTATCCAAGCTCTTAAATCGATTATATTCATTAATAATTATATCGGTACCATGATCATTATTAGGAAATATTACAACAAAGTTTTTACCTGATTCAATAATGGCATCCACAACCTGTGTTATATTTTCTCTCAGTTGTTCCACCTCAGTTGTAACTGGGTGATACATCAAAACACCATAGTCATCAAATGGTATATCGTAATGTCTTATAACATCATCGAATTCAGGTAAATGTCCAGAAGACATTATATCTAAGTCGGGAGAACCTATAACATGAATTGTTTCACCTGCCTCGCCCAACTGAACCAATCTACTTTTAGCAGTTTCATTTGATACATAGTGAAGGTGTGACATTTTACTTACACTATGTCTGATCAATTCGTCAATAGTACCAGAGACCTCTCCCCCTTCAATATGAGATACAAGGATATTGTTTAAGCTTCCTACTATCGCGCCAGCCATAGCTTCGACCCTGTCACCATGCACAACGATCATGTCAGGATCTACTTCCTTTACATAATCAGAAAGCCCAGAAATAGTCTTAGCTAAAACAACATCCATAGTATCTTCAGAGTGTTGATTAATATATTTGTACACATTAGAAAAACCGCACTTCTCTACCTCTTGTACTGTAAACCCATACTTCTTCAGCATGTGCATTCCGGTAACAAAAATATGAGAATGGAACTCTTCTGACTTTTCCACTTTCTCAATCAGCGATTTAAGCTTCCCAAAGTCAGCTCGAGTCCCAGTTAGAAAGACTATTTTTTTCATTTAGATGATGTCCGACTTTTTAATCTGAGTGTCCGCAGAGATATTTACCATAGCTTTCTTTCCTAACAATGATTCATAGTCATCAGCTAGAAAATCTCCAGTTCCTGGACGTTTAACCCAGAGGTTATCTCGGGTCAACTCATCTCCTGCCTTAATATCTTTAATCGAAACAACACTAGCATAAGCAAAGTCAATTGTGACCTGCTCTTCTTTAGCCGCTTCTTTCTTACCGCCACGCATTTTTGCCATTCGCGCTGATTGTTCAATAAGCTCTCGACATTCATCAGCATCCATAGAACAGCAGATATCCGGGCCTGGCCTAGATTTACTATCTGTAAAATGTCTCTCTAGAACTGAAGCGCCGCAAGCTACAGCACCTAAACAAGCAAGATTATCAATACTATGGTCAGATAAACCTACAACAGCATCTGGAAAAGCTTCTTGTAGTTGCTCCATAGCACCAATACGAATCAAGTGATCAGGTGTGGGGTACAGATTAGTCGTATGCAATAAGCAAAATGGTGTTTCATGCTTCCTAAAAATATCAACAGCTTTCTGAATAGAAGGAATATCATTCATTCCTGTACTCAGAATCACAGGTTTTCCGTAACTAGCAATAAGATCAAGTAGAGGATAGTTGTTACATTCCCCCGAGCCAATTTTATATGCTGGTACATTCATTCTTTCCAAACGTTCAGCTGCAGCCCTTGAAAATGGGGTACTAATAAATATTGCACCTTTAGCCTCGACATACTCTTTCAGTTTCGTTTCATCAGCTTCATTGAGTGAGCAACGCTCCATTATTTCATAAATAGAGACGTCAGCATTTCCTGGGATTACCGACTTTGCCTCTTCGCTCATTTCGTCTTCAACTACATGAGTTTGGTGTTTTATTACTTCAGCGCCACCAGAAATTGCCGCATCAACCATTTCAAACGCAACTTTCAATGAGCCTTCATGGTTAATACCAATTTCCGCGATAACTAATGGAGAATGTTCAAGCCCAACTTTACGTCCAGCGATTTCGAATACAGGATTAAGCATTAATTTTTCCCTTTAAAATTTGTTCTACTTTCAAAAAATCATCAATTGTATCAATATCTTCAGATTCTAACTCAGACATAACATACGGCAATACCTTACTTCTTGGTATCTGATTAAACTCTTTAAACGCTTCCTTATGAAAAGCATAAATTGCACCATTAGGCTGATATGCTCGAGGTAAGTCTTGTCTGCGCATATAAGGAGCTTTCTTACTATAAAGACCAGTAATGAATCCATCTTCGCTCTGAATATAAGACTTAATCGGAGTATGTGTTGGTTCAAAAACGCTAATTATACAATCTGCATCAGAATTAGACAAAACTTCCAACGCCTCGTTAAGGTGAGTGCTTGTTCTTAATGGGGAAGTAGGTTGCAAAAGAACTATTTGCTGCGTGTCAATATTCATACTTTCTAACCATGATATTGCATGTTCTATAACCGACTCACTAGTTGCGGAATCTGTTGCTAATAATTCTGGTCTAGGGATAATTTCCGCTCCAAAACTCCGGCTAACTTCTGCAATTTCAGCGTCTTCAGTTGATACATATACAAGATCAACAAATCTACATTCTTGTGCAGCTTTAATAGTCCACCCTATCAACGGTATCCCACTTAATTTAAGAATATTTTTCCTTGGTAACCCTTTAGAACCACCCCTAGCTGTTATCAATGCTATCCGCATATCTCCACCTCAACCCGACAAAAATCAGGAATAATAAACTATAAAAATAACCACTTAAATCAAATGCGAATCATAGATTTCGTAGGTCACAACGTGCGGAATCATAAGGTTATCTTGCTCAGTTCCATTGAATGAACCCCACAACAGATAAAAGACCAGTCTTTGAAGTCTTAAGTTCTAACTAAGGTACGAAGTACTAACCAATTAAAAACTAAGTAAAGCTACCGCCCTTGGTTATGCGAAACCATACTACGCTGACTAAGATCCATGTAAAA encodes:
- the neuC gene encoding UDP-N-acetylglucosamine 2-epimerase → MKKIVFLTGTRADFGKLKSLIEKVEKSEEFHSHIFVTGMHMLKKYGFTVQEVEKCGFSNVYKYINQHSEDTMDVVLAKTISGLSDYVKEVDPDMIVVHGDRVEAMAGAIVGSLNNILVSHIEGGEVSGTIDELIRHSVSKMSHLHYVSNETAKSRLVQLGEAGETIHVIGSPDLDIMSSGHLPEFDDVIRHYDIPFDDYGVLMYHPVTTEVEQLRENITQVVDAIIESGKNFVVIFPNNDHGTDIIINEYNRFKSLDRIKVFPSVRFESFLTLLKHAKIVIGNSSAGVREAPFYGIPSLDIGTRQKDRATAESIINVDNSSTEILEALEREYANKYAAYREFGSGDSDKLFIESIASPKLWKTAKQKVFVDFSD
- a CDS encoding N-acetylneuraminate synthase family protein, whose amino-acid sequence is MLNPVFEIAGRKVGLEHSPLVIAEIGINHEGSLKVAFEMVDAAISGGAEVIKHQTHVVEDEMSEEAKSVIPGNADVSIYEIMERCSLNEADETKLKEYVEAKGAIFISTPFSRAAAERLERMNVPAYKIGSGECNNYPLLDLIASYGKPVILSTGMNDIPSIQKAVDIFRKHETPFCLLHTTNLYPTPDHLIRIGAMEQLQEAFPDAVVGLSDHSIDNLACLGAVACGASVLERHFTDSKSRPGPDICCSMDADECRELIEQSARMAKMRGGKKEAAKEEQVTIDFAYASVVSIKDIKAGDELTRDNLWVKRPGTGDFLADDYESLLGKKAMVNISADTQIKKSDII
- a CDS encoding polysaccharide deacetylase family protein; the encoded protein is MNPIMFHYFHGDSGNHKPCQGSMSADHLERVIKHQKIQVLGVDEWVFKLSNGTLQDCETCLTFDDGIREQWDIALPILNAFDIKANFNLCSFQFSKEKDNFEIYRHFRNYYFESLDDYYEQYFSECANYFKKYHIEIPKNLNFSNYLPNSTFYTVQDRKFRYYRDEILKEKHFLILDEMLKKQKVDIGKVEKKLWITKEEVKNLAFQGHEIGLHTHQHPTNLDQWSYARQQESFLKNQAVLESIIEKKITHCAYPCGKKNDHTLRLMKELGIKYAYSAHNYDFDGDLLNIPRIDCTDILNKLNIK
- a CDS encoding acylneuraminate cytidylyltransferase family protein, with the protein product MRIALITARGGSKGLPRKNILKLSGIPLIGWTIKAAQECRFVDLVYVSTEDAEIAEVSRSFGAEIIPRPELLATDSATSESVIEHAISWLESMNIDTQQIVLLQPTSPLRTSTHLNEALEVLSNSDADCIISVFEPTHTPIKSYIQSEDGFITGLYSKKAPYMRRQDLPRAYQPNGAIYAFHKEAFKEFNQIPRSKVLPYVMSELESEDIDTIDDFLKVEQILKGKINA